A segment of the Symmachiella macrocystis genome:
GCTCCTCGATGAACCGCGTGGACTTCGTCGTCCTAAACGCGAATAAATGCTCGCTTTCGCGCAGCACCAAGAAAAATCGCGCGACCGATTACGTTGGCAAGAAGTCTTTAGGTATTATCGCGGAACAGAGTGATACGCTCTGACGGCTACCCACCCCGAAAGCAGAATCATTCGGGGGTCACTCCGCGTAGGCCGCGTCAGCCTCTGTACAACAGAAGGCCCCGTGATTACCCGCCCGATATGCCAAAAATGGCTGGGGCGGAATAAACCGTCCCCAGCCATCTTTGGCTTCAATAATCATGTCGCAACGTTGGCAATCGTTTAATAGGCCCCGGCCCCTGGCGGGATGCAAGGGGATTGCGTCGTGTCGGCACTGCCTTCGCCGAACGGGCCGCACCACGAACCGCGCCAACCATGTAGCGGGCCGTCGGGGTATTCCCCTTCCCAACGATAGGCAAACATGACGTTGAACAGCGCCCAAGACTCACAACAAAAGCCTTTAGCGACGCCCAAGAGTCCACAATTGACATCGGACCCGTCGCCATCGCAGGCGGAACCGACGTTGCTATAGTTATCTTGATAATACGTACCGTGAGTTTCACCGTAGTAGGATTCCTCCTGGCCACGGATCACTTTGTCTTCAACATCACCCGCTTTGGGAACGGCTTGGCAGCCTCCCAAAGTGATCATAAACACTGCCGCAACTGCGGCTTGCAACTTCCCTGTCATGGCGGCTCTCCCCTGACGGCAACCGAACGCTGGTACAAAAATCGAATCCGTGACGTTCATGGTTATCGGCATTCGCATAAGAGGGCCTATAGGGATTGCCGGGGTATTCTCGGTAGAATGGGTGATACTTGAAATGAGGGGACAGGCTTGAGGACGACACAGCTGTGCCCGGCAATTCCGTCGGCATGCGGTCTTCGTTCTGGCCACTAGCCACCGGCCACTCCCTTTTTTCTCACGCCTGTCCCCTCAAGCCTCACGCCTCCTAAGACCTCATCTTGACACAATTCACCGACCGACGTACAACGCCAGTCCAATTGAGATACGCCGGTATCTCATTGAATAATGCCCTTCCTAACGCAAGGATGCGTGACCGATGCCCGCCACCTCCGCCGTGCCGCCGGCCACCCGTTTGGATCCCAAAACCGACCAATACGGCAGCTATATCTCACAGGATGCCGGAATTGTGATTGGCTGTTGTTCCCGCAGTGGCTCGTCGCTGTTTCGCGTAATGCTCGACAGCCATCCGAAATTTGCCGTCGGCCAAGGTTCGCGAATTTTTGTAGAGACGCCTGATCCGCAGCGGCTGGTCAATAACTTTGGCGTCACGCGGGAGTACGTCGACGAATTGTTGGCGACCTCGCAGGATCAAGCGCACTTCATCGAACGGTTCATGCGCGGATTGGCGCAGCGAGAGGACAAACCGATTTGGGGTGATAAAGCGCCGCCGAACATTTATTACATCCCCTACATCTTCGAGCACTTCCCCAACGCGCGATTCATCCACATTATCCGCGACGGTCGCGACGTGGTTTGCTCCTTGCGGACGCACCCGAAATTCAAATACGAAAACGGCCGCACGATCGAACTCGACACCTGGAAACCGATCGAAAACTGCATTACTTCTTGGGTCAACTACACCCGCAAAGGCCTCGCTGCCCGCGGCCAAGCAGGTTACTACGAAGTGCACTACGAAGACCTAGTGCAACAGCCCGAACAAACCATGCGCAAGGTCGTGGAGTTCCTCGGCGAAGAATGGGACGACCGCGTATTGCGCTATCACGAGCTGGAAAGCACGACCCGCGATTTCACAGCCATGCCAGTCTCCGCCGACGCCGTCGAACCAATCTCCCACAAAGCCCTGGCCCGCTGGCAGCGCGACATGACCGACGAAGACAAACAAATTTTCAAAGACAAAGCAGGCGATTTGTTGATCGAACTGGGCTATGCGACGGATAACGATTGGTAGGTTTTTTAGCCACGGATTCACACGGATGAAACACGGAAATAAAAAGACCGTGTCCTCCGCAGCCTGTGGCAAAAACCAAATTCTATCTATTGGCGAACAGTGCTGTGTTTCATGCCATTCAAGCACCTATTTTCCTTTTTGTTGTCATCCGTGTCCCATCCGTGTTAATCCGTGGCTAAGACTTTATTTTTCTAAACAAAGGGTCGGTGACGCCGTGTTTTCTCCACTGTTGAATCGTCTGAAATCCGCTACGTCGTTGCTGACGGGCAATCGAACGCAGAAGCAGCACCCGCACTTTGTTGTAATCACTATCGACAACGAAGCGCGTCGCGAACGGAGTCCCGAAGCGCCGGTGGATCGGTTGTTTTGGGGGCGTTATCAAGGCCGCGAATATGGCATTCCGATGATCATGGACATGGCGGATGCGTTTGGTTTTCCCGCTATCTTTTTCACGGACACTTTGACAGTACGGTCCTATGGCAAGGAGCCGATTCGGGAAGTTTGTCAGGAAGTCTTGCGCCGTGGTCACGACTGCGCGCTGCACTCGCATCCGGAGTTGCACATTCCCGACTATCAAGACCGCTTCGATTATTATTGGACGGACGAAGGGGTGCGGAGTTGGTTGGGAGAGGCGTCGGACTACTTGGCGGAGTTCACCGGCCAGCCGACACGCGCCTATCGCGCCGGCGGTTATCGCGTTTCGCCGGCGTCGTTTCGTGCGATGCGGGACATCGGGATCGAAGCCGATTTTTCATCGCTGCTGGGGCACAAGCAGTGCATGATCGATGCATCGTACTGCAACAATGCGGTCCGCAAATATGACGGCGTCTACGAGGTTCCAGTCTCGGTGTATCACGACGTCAAAGGAACGCCGCGAAAGTTAGACGTCAATTGGCGAACACCGGAAACGTTTCGTTGGCACCTACAGGAAGCGATGGCGGCGGGTGTGTTGTGCACAACGATCTTCCTGCATTCCTGGTCCTTCCTGAAATTCGACGCCACGTGGCTCGAGGCTACCGAAGCGGTGGGTGTGGACGAAGAGGCGATCGCAAATTTCCAAGGCATGTTGGAAGTCGTCAGCGAAACGCCCGGCACGCAAGTCGTCTCGTCGCTGGAGTTGATCGACTACCTAAAGGCGAACCCCGACGCTCTGAATGCCCCCGACACCATCCCCGCCATCCGTCCCGCCGCTGCATAGCACACCAGGGGTGTCAGTGAGCATCGCGACGCAGCTTTCGTTGCAGACTGGCCGTTTTACAAATCGGGAAAACGGATCTGCCATTCCGTTGCCCTTCCCCGATGAACCGTCGGTGCTACAAGGGATATGGCCGTTGGGGTGGTACGGAGAATCGCTCGTTATGTTAAACCCCTCACCCCGGCCCTCTCCCAGAGGGAGAGGGAGTTTGATAGTTAGGGTGCGTTGCGACTCATTCTATTTTCGGCGGCGTTGGCGTTTTCTGAGTGGCCAGTGTTCCGATTCGCTGCGTGCGCTGGTGAGGTAATCTTCGAGCTCTGCCACCAATTCGGGATGTGCGTCGGCGATGTTGTTGGTTTCGCCCAGATCCGTTTCGAGGTTATACAATTCGAGCGGCAATTCGGGTGATAGTCGCACGGCTTTGTATTTGCCGCGGCGGACCGCTTGTTTGCTGCCCCGTTCGTGGAACTCCCAATACATCTCGCCGTGCTGCTGTTGTGGATGTCCGGCACGATCTTCGCCGACCAGTGTGGGCACTACGGAAAGGCCGTCGAGCCCTTGTGGTGCAGCGGCGCCGGCTAGTTCGGCGGCTGTCGGCAGAAAATCCCAAAACGCCCAGGGCAAATCACTCACAGTCCCGGCTTCGATCACTCCCGGCCAGCGGGCGATCATTGGTACGCGAATTCCGCCCTCGTAAAGATCCCGTTTGAAGCCGCGGAGCGGACCGGAACTATTGAAGAATTCGAGCTTCGAGCCACCTTCCTGTTGTGCACCGTTGTCGCTGGTGAAAAACACGAGCGTGTTCTCATCGAGACCGAGTTTGCGAATTTTATCCATGATGCGTCCCACGTCGCGATCCAGCATATGGATCATCATCGCCCGCCCTTTTTCAGGGTTGGGCCAGTCTTCATTCGCATACGGACCGTAGTTGGGGACCTCCATGCCATCACCGGTCGCGCGCCGTAACTCGTTGTTCACGTGCGGCAATGTGAACGGGACATACAGAAAAAACGGTTTGTCCCCGACGCCTTCAAGGAACCCCAGTGCGCGATCCGTGACGATGTCGTGCGAATAAATCGCCTTTTTGCTGGCGACACCTTTCTCGGCGACATTTCCGACCAAAGGAAATTGTTGTTCGTTGTCCCACAAGTATTCGGGATAATAGTTATGTGCGTTGCCTTGGTTCAGATAGCCGAACCAATGCTCAAATCCTTGACGAGTGGGCAGGCCTGTGGTTCCCGGTTCGCCCAAACCCCATTTGCCAAACATGCCGGTGACGTATCCCGCATCGCGGAGCACTTCGGCGACGGTGACATCGTCGGGGAGCAACGGCACGCGTTGATTTCCGCGGACGCGGCAATGCCCCGTATGTAGGCCGGTCATCAACACACAGCGTGAAGGAGCACAGACAGTGCTGCCGGCATAGACATCAGTAAATTTCAACCCTTCGGCGGCCAAACGGTCGATGTTCGGCGTCCGCAGAATTTGCTGCCCATAACAACTCAATTCGCCATAACCAAGATCGTCCGCCATGATGAAGACAATGTTCGGCTTCTTCGGCAACGACTCCGCTGCAATGCTGATTGTGGAGAGCAAGGGGACAATTGCGATGGCCAATACAAATAAACGACGGAGCATAGCAGAGTCCTCGTGCCCAACGGCGCGGCAGTTTGGTGAAATGAACTTGGCGGTTTAATTGGCGTGCTTATCGACGGTCCTAACGGCTATTTCTCGGAATCAATAGCGGCCTCTGCGCGTTGTTTCCAAAGTCGGCTTTGGACTTGATGGCCATCATACGCCGGATCGGATTCCGGTGTGGCAGCCAGGGTTTCGGCGGCGGCGGCGTAGTCTCCTTGGGCGGCCTGTCCGAGGGCAATCCCGTATCGGCTTGCGGTGGTCCAACTCCCCGCAGGATAGCTCTTCAAATACAGCTCAAACGTATTCTTCGAAGCGGGGATTTTATCCAACTCGAACTGGCAAAGCCCCACCCAATAGGAAGCGTCGTTCGCGGCACTCCGATATTGGCGAATTTTAGTTGCGTGGTATTGCTCCAATCCCTTTAATGTTGCCTCTTTTACAGCCGCAGGCCGATTCTCGAAATCTGCGAACCTTTTGGTATTTTCCAATTTCCGTATCTTTTCCGCCTGGTCTCCTTCGTCAAAACCAACTCCTGCGGATTCTTGCGGAAACAGCTGGGGGACCACTTGACCACTTTGCAGTTTTTGAAAGTCGCGATTGGTCTTGCCGATTTGGACGTACAATTTGATCGCCGCCTCATAATCCCCCGTCAGCTGCAGCAACCGAGCAGCGAATTGACTGGAGGACGTGAACCCATCTTGGCGAGAGAAATCATCACCTTCCTCCTGCCAACCCGCTTTCCATGAATCTTTGACAGTCCGTAGAGCGTCCTGCTGAGAAAGTGACATCGATGCGTGGCCGGCCAATTGGCTTTCGGGATAATCCCACACGGAGACCGACTCTCGATCCCACACATCCCCACCGGCTTGAACAACACGATTGATGAGCCCCGGCTGATCGGCATCATCCTGCAGTCCGTCGTACAACCGGACGCGATCGTTACCGATGAATGCCTTTTCTAATGCTCGCATCCGTAACGCCCAATAGGCGGAATCACCGATCAACATCACGCGTGCCGTTTTGAGCTGTTCCGCTGTGAGGGGATAGGGACGATCTTCGCTGACAGAGAGTGCGGACAACAACTCAGGCTCGGCGAGCACTTCCCTCAATGTGGCGGTACCGTTTCCATCGGCAGCTGGAATCGCCAGTCCCAGTCGCGGATCGTACAAATACACCTTGCCATCCAACAACACGCCCACGAGAAACGGTTGCGTCGCCGCATCGTCCCCATCCGCCGTTGTCAGCACCACGCTATCGATATCAAGTTGCCTCAACAACGAACCAAATGCCCAGGCGCGATCGGCGGCGGTCGCATGACCAGACATCCAGATTTCTTGTAGCGTGAGTGGCAAGTCACTGGGGTGGCGATCCGCCAACGTCAAATTGCGGACCACAAATTTGAACAGAGCATTCGCTTGCTCAAGTTCCGTCTCGCCACTGCCGGAGGCAACATAAGCCAGATCCCGCGACAACAAAGCATCCCACATGTGGAGGCCATCGCGCGTGGTGAATTCCTGACCGGCGGCGAAGTTTCGTTCTGCTTCGGTGAGCAATCCGCTCCAAGAATTGCTCGCGGCCTCAGTGATTTCACCCATTTCTTCCGTGGAAAGCACAAAGGCTTGATTGATCAACGAGATGGCCGACTCGGGATCGGTGCTGATTCCTAAACTCTCGACGTCTAATTGCGAAACGGCGCTAAACAACAATTCATTGGTGACTTCGTTTTCGCCGTCACCGGTCGCTGCCGACGTATTCGATCCCGGCGTAGCCTGCTTGCCACCACCGCAGCCAAGCACACACAATCCGGCCAGTAGCAGTGCGACAACATGAAATGGGCGGCGGGTAGTGTGCACCGTTTTTTCTCCGGAAACGACGTCGTAATCAACCATTGAAGTGACCATACATTGAGAATGACAGATAAAGAGACAACGATCAATGAAGAACAACCCGCACCACATCGAGGGGTTAAGATTTGAGCGGCGGATTGGCCGTGACGACCTCACGAATGCGCAATAGCGGGCCGAGAAATTGGGAGACTTCGCTCAGAGGAACCATGTTCGGTCCGTCGCTGAGCGCTCGATCAGGATCGGGATGTGTTTCGAAAAAGAGACCGTCACAGCCAGCGGCCACAGCAGCGCGGGCCAGGGGTGGAACCATTTCCCGCTGTCCACCCGTCGTACTTCCTCCCGGTAATTGCACGCTGTGCGTCGCATCATAAATCACCGGCGTTCCCAGTGATTGCATAATCGGAACCGACCGCATGTCGTTCACCAACCGGCCATAGCCAAACGTCGTTCCCCGCTCGGTCAGCATAATACGACCATTGCCGGCCGCCTCACATTTCTTAACAGCGTGGAGCATGTCCTCGGGGGCTACGAATTGGGGTTTCTTGATATTCACAACGCCGCCGTGGCGAGCAGTGGCTTGTGCCGCGGCGACGACTAAGTCGGTTTGGCGCGCCAAAAATGCGGGGATTTGTAGAATCGCGCATACTTCGGCAGCCGGCTCCGCTTGTTGGGCCGTATGAATGTCGGTCGTGACGGGCAGTCCGGTCGTGGCGGCGATGCGGGACAAGATCGCCAAGCCTTCCTCCAAACCGGGCCCGCGAAAACTTTCGAGACTGGTGCGGTTGGCTTTGTCAAAGCTCGCTTTGAAGATCAGCGGAATATTCAGTTCCGCGGCGATTTCCGCTAAACGGACAGCGATCGCCAAGGTTGACTCTTCCGACTCAATCACGCAAGGACCGGCGATGAACACCAACGGATTGTCTCCGCCGCAAGTGTAGTTGCCGATAGTAACCGGATTCTCCGGCATGGGTCGTTCCTGTTTCGTAGCAATGATTTTTAGTCGTGACTTTCGTCATGCTCGGAGGGAGCCATGAATTGAGCTGCCGCAGGCAAGACGCGAATATCCACCGGGGTCATTCCGGCTGGATCACCGTCGATTTGTACCGGAACTGCGACGTCGGATTCCACATGAATCCGCGTTGCCCGCACTGTGCGTATGTCCGCCAACGACTCATGTGTACCTCGCATTACCTTATAAAAGTACCGCAACATTTGGAACGTCGAGCCACGCTCAAAAAATAGCACCTCCAGCTTTCCATCGTCGTCACGAGCCGACTGAGCCGGTTGGATTCCTAAGGCATACGCATTGATGTTAACAACCATTACCAGTTTCGCCGTATACGTTTGCGGATCGTCGTCGAGTCGGATTCGCAAATCGGGATATTGGTAACTACGTAAAGAATCCCAAATTGGTTTGAGATAACTTGCCCGCCGAACGTGCCCCGTACGAATTGCGTCCAGCCGATGCACCACATCCGCGTCGAAACCGATGCTGGCCATCAAGGAAAAACGCCGCTCGCCCACGCTGGCCAAGTCCACAATGCGCACATGACCGGCGGCGATAATCTCCCCGACGGAGCGTCCGCAGCGAGGGATTCCCAGGTAGCGGGCCAGCAAATTCTCGGTGCCCAGCGGTAAAATCGAGATCGGACACCCGGGATATCGATGCAGAACGTCGCCCACCGTCCCATCCCCGCCAGCCGCGACGATGCACCGCAAACGGCTTTTTAGCTTCGGGTTTGTCAAAACACGGCTAAGGCGGTCGCGGTTTTTAAACAGCAGTGGCCGCAGCCCCTGTTCGCGCAATGAGTCAACAAGCAGACCGACCTGTTCGCGCTGGGCGCCGGACCCCGCTTTGGGATTTGCCTGAATCGCCACCCACTCAGCGGCCGTTTTGCGTGTTTGTGGCATGAGACGATTCGTTTAGGGGGGGAAGGGACTGTGCAATCGATATTTTCCCACCCAGCGATGCCGGGTTGTGATGGGAAAACGTAGGAATCGCCTGCCTGATTTTGGAACTTGTCGGCAGGGTCATTTCCTATTCACCCTATTGGACGATGTTCCTCGCGCAATGTCACGCGCTCTACGGCCGCGTGGTCAATATTCACGCCCAATCCTGCCCCGATGAGCGCCGGGGCGCGGCCCCCGCTTTTGAAAGTCAGGTCTTCGACAGTCAGCCGTTCCTTGACGAGGTGGCGGTCGTAACTCCCTTCGACCCAACGAATACCGCCAATTGAAGCCGCAAAATGCCTTCCGGCAGCGGAGAGGATTCCGGTTTCTCCCACTTGGCATCCCAATTGATACCCCAGCCCCGCGTTGTGGGCCAACGCCGCCAATTTTATGGAGTTGATATAACCGCCACACTTGGAGAGGCGCAGGTTGAACAGATCGCAGGTGCCCCGTTCGATAGCGCGGTGTCCGTCGTCTAAACCGCACAGCGATTCGTCCAACATGATCGGCACATCGATTCGTGGGCGGATCTCAGCCAGACCGTCGACGGCGGCGTGTGGGACGGGTTGCTCGACACTGCTAATACCATACGGCAACAACGGTCGTAGTTTGTCCTCTAGATTTTCACAGGTCCAGGCTTCGTTGGCATCGATTCGTAGATCGCGGTCCGGTCCAAACACGCGCCGCATCAAGGCGACGGCAGCCGGGTCGTTGGCTCCGTCCATGCCGACTTTCAATTTGATGTCGGGAAAACCGTACAGGCGCATGGCGGCCGCCCGAATTGTTTTTTTAATCCCCCCCATCGCGGTGATCACGCCGCTATAGCGGACCTCGTCGCGCGCTTCGCGGATCGGCATCGCTTCGGGAACCAGCGCAGTAACTTTCGACAATGGAGTCTCCGTCGCGCGGCCGACTGCGTCGAGGATGCTCAACTCGACCGCGCAGCGGACCGAATGCCCGAAGCAATCGCGTTGCCCGCTGGCGGAGCTGCCGGCCAATTTCATCCGCTCGCAGAGTGGAACCACGTCGGCGAGGCTGTCGAAATCATCCGCGAGTTGCGACCGCCAGTCCGTCTCCGAGAATTGGCTCAGGGCTGTTTCGATCGTTTCGCCGGTGACATAGGGGCGCGGTAGTCCTTCGCCCCAACCGATACTGCCGTCATCGAGACGGCAGCTGACGACGAGCGTGTCGTTTTCGCTACGAACGTGCGAGGCGTGTTCGATCTTCTTTTTCAGCGGAATGCGAACGTGACGGGCGATCAATTCAACAATGCGCATGACGAAAATCGGTCCCGTGCTCTGCAACCGCCTACTTGACCGGCTGAGGCTGGCAATAGCTTAAAGCCAACAGCGAATAAGCGGTCGCCAGATTCGGGTCCCCTTCGTACCACCGCGGCGTGGAATTCAACCAACTCCCGTTTTCGAGTTGCCGTTGCATCAATATCTCGGCCAACTCCTTACGCCAATCATGCTTGCCGCCATCTTTGTCTTCCAGCATCTGCAGATCTAGAACGTCAAGCGTCTTGGCGAACGTGTGGTAGTAATAGTACACGCCCATTTGTTTCATGCCGGGGTTTTCGGAGACCGTATAGTGGTCTGTAATCCATTGCAGCGCGGCTTTGACGCGTTTGTCTTCCGCATCCAACCCGGCGTACACCATGCTCTTGAGCCCGGCGTAGGTCATGCTGCCGTAAGAACGCAGTCCCCCGTTGGGATCGACGCCCGCTTGCGAACTGCCACCGGCGGCAATTGTGTAATAAAAACCGCCGTCATTGACCTTCGATGCAAACTTCGTTGTGTTGTATTGCGACTCCAGATTCTGGCACCGCGAAACAAACAGCAACGCTTTTTGGATGTTGGGATCATCTTCGCCGGCGCCAGTGGTTTTTAATGCTTCCATAAAAAACTGCGTGTTCGATAGGTCCGGCCGTTCGTGGCTGCCGTAACCGGCGCCACCAAAGCCATCGTCCGATTTCGTTAAGCCTTCGTCTTCGTCCCATTGCAGACCGCGGAGGAATTTTGCGGCTCCGGCCAACGTCTTGTCATAGCGTCCATCGGCATTGGCTGCATCAAATGCTAATACGCAGATGCTGGTTTCATAATTGCGGTGGTTCGACTGATCGAAATAGATTCCGCCATCCTTTTGAATGAAACCTTCCAAATTTTTCAGTGCTTTGGCGACCATCGGATCATCGGCCGGCACGTCGCTGCGTAATAGCGACGTTGTGACCATTGCAGTAATGCCTGTTGCCATCGGCGAGGTCCAACTGCCATCATTTGCCTGACTGGCGCGGAGGAATTCCGCGGCCTGTGCGCGTGATTTTTTCAGTGCGTCGAGTTGGGGGCCGACCATTTTGGCAGCAGGACCCTCCTCGGCGGCGACGGCGGTTGCCATCGTGACAAATGGTACCAACAAAACAGCGCAGGCGACCAAAACGGCTGAAACGTATGTGTTGAGCTTCACAATCGGCCTCATTTTCTTGACTGAGCGACTTGATAGCGAAAATCACATCCCCTTGAACGCGATTAGGAAATCACGGCCAGGATGTCTGATTCATTCATGATCAATAGCTCTTGCCCGTCGACGGAAACCTCCGTACCGGCATAGCTGGAAAACATCACACGGTCTCCTTCGCTGACCTGCGGGTCGGCGCGGCTCCCATTTTTCAATAGAACTCCGTCTCCCACACTGAGAATGCGGCCCTCCGCCGGTTTCTGTTGCGCACTGTCCGGCAAAACGATACCACCGCTGGTGATTGCTTCGGCATCCAACCGTTTGACAACCACCTTGTCTCCCAAGGGAACAACCTTCATACGAATATTTCTCCTCGAACGAACTCTTTAAAGTTCGCGGCCATGAGTAACTCGGCTCTGCGTCGATTCCAGTCGTTGATTCCGAGCCACGTGTATATGTTTAACTGTAATGGTCCATACGTCTCAAGGCTAGCCCCTACCTGAGTTGAGTCAGCAGAATACCGTCAGCCCAACCCAACCGGCACGCCGGGAATCGCCGCAACCGCATATCATGAAAACTGTTGCGAATCACGTCCCAATCGACGAATTCCAGGTGTTTCTAATCCCACTGGACAGGATGAATCACTCCCACCGCCAACAATCCTCCCAGGACGATGCCAAAAATCAACAGTCCCCGCAACACCCAGGCTCCCCCTGTCTCGCCAAAACGACGGATCAAGCGTTGCCCTTTGGGAGTCTGCTCCAAGAACCAGCGGTGGTGATATAAGCCGGCAGCGCAACTCAACACGATCGCCGTTCCCATAAAAATCTGGTCGTTCGGGGGCATCGTTGTTATTGGTCGTTACGTTTGAGAATTTGGATGCGACGCCGAATGATCGCGATAGTGCCTGCGGGACCCGCATTTGTATTATGAGCGTTATTTGGCCGGCGGTTGGGCAACCGGATAGGTCCGTAGCCAATGTAACAAGACTTTGGCAACCTTCGCCAGGCTCTTACCGGAGCAGGAGTTGGGAACGTCCCGCGTGGTATGCCAATATGGGTAATCGAAGTCGATGATGTCGCACGTCGGGATTTTGGCGATTTCGTTCAGCGGGAGATGATCGTCGCGAACCTCGTGTTTGGCACGGGGCACAAATTCGTCGACTCCCACCTGCTCCGCTGACTTCCAGATGCTTTTTGTCACGTTTGGGGCATATTTGAGGCTATTCTTCTCGACATAAATACGCAGATTCCGATCGGCCACCATGTCGACCAAAACTCCTGCGGTATAACGCTCTTCGACGGGATGGTCGCGATAGTTTTCGGCGAAGTACGTCGATCCCAGAAAGTATTCACCGCGATTTCCGTAGACCAATTCCTCGCCGTCGAAAATCACGAAATCGACACCGCATGTCGCGGGGAGATTTTTCATGTGATGTGCTAATTCCATGAACAACGCCACTCCACTGGCGCCATCGTTTGCACCCAAAAACACTCCTTGCTGACGTTGATTGGCATCACGATCACGATCCGGCAGCGGGCGGGTATCGTAATGACACCCCAAGAGCACGCGTTCTTTGACCTGCGGATTCCAGGAGATGATGATGTTATTCATCCGCACGGGATTGCCGGTCAGCGGATGCCGGACATCAAACGGCTGATACTTCACCTCGCAATCGAATGCGGCAAAGTGTTTGCCAATCAACTGCTGTTGCCGCATCATGCCCCGCGAGCCGCTGATCCGTGGACCGATGCGGCAGATTTGCGCGAGATACCCAAAGGCCCGTTTGGCATCCGGATGCGCCCCCTCTGCCGCTCGGACTGGAGCGCAGAATGTCCCGACCAGGATCGCCGCAATAATAACGGCTACAATCCTGGTTGCTCGGCAATTCCAATGAGCACAATTCATGAGTACCAACGGCTCCTGGTAAAATGGGTAACGGCGGCGCATTTATCAAATGTAGAGTCCCTTTCGCCCAACGGCAAGCAAGGTCAATCCAATGCCGCTCTGACCGGTCAGGACACGATCATTGTACGCGAACAATCAACGAAACCGCTCAGTTGCGTGTCGTTTTTTGTGATTTTCCCGTCTGGTGCGCCCGGTCAGCCTTTTTTGTTCGGTTTTCCCGGCTCAACAACGAGCACATTGGAGGAAAGTTCTTCGACGACTTGTTCTTCCAGGCCATCTTCCTCGCGGCGCATGCGGCGCATTTTCGAAGGTTTCGTCCCTTTGGGGAGCTTGCCGAGATTGCAGACCGGCTCACCGGGACTTGTGGCGGGTAAGGTGGTCATTCCGATGACCACGGAGTCGAACGGCGCATGGAGCATGCTCCGCTCGCGGCCCAACAGTGTCGTATTCGTTGCCAACGGTTGGCCTTCGGCGATGATGTCGCCCGGTTTCACGTGGAATTGTAAAAAGCCGCCGCGTTCAGCCCGGATCCATTTGGATTTCTCTACAATTACTTGGTAATCGGGACTG
Coding sequences within it:
- a CDS encoding tetratricopeptide repeat protein, with product MHTTRRPFHVVALLLAGLCVLGCGGGKQATPGSNTSAATGDGENEVTNELLFSAVSQLDVESLGISTDPESAISLINQAFVLSTEEMGEITEAASNSWSGLLTEAERNFAAGQEFTTRDGLHMWDALLSRDLAYVASGSGETELEQANALFKFVVRNLTLADRHPSDLPLTLQEIWMSGHATAADRAWAFGSLLRQLDIDSVVLTTADGDDAATQPFLVGVLLDGKVYLYDPRLGLAIPAADGNGTATLREVLAEPELLSALSVSEDRPYPLTAEQLKTARVMLIGDSAYWALRMRALEKAFIGNDRVRLYDGLQDDADQPGLINRVVQAGGDVWDRESVSVWDYPESQLAGHASMSLSQQDALRTVKDSWKAGWQEEGDDFSRQDGFTSSSQFAARLLQLTGDYEAAIKLYVQIGKTNRDFQKLQSGQVVPQLFPQESAGVGFDEGDQAEKIRKLENTKRFADFENRPAAVKEATLKGLEQYHATKIRQYRSAANDASYWVGLCQFELDKIPASKNTFELYLKSYPAGSWTTASRYGIALGQAAQGDYAAAAETLAATPESDPAYDGHQVQSRLWKQRAEAAIDSEK
- a CDS encoding sulfotransferase family protein — encoded protein: MPATSAVPPATRLDPKTDQYGSYISQDAGIVIGCCSRSGSSLFRVMLDSHPKFAVGQGSRIFVETPDPQRLVNNFGVTREYVDELLATSQDQAHFIERFMRGLAQREDKPIWGDKAPPNIYYIPYIFEHFPNARFIHIIRDGRDVVCSLRTHPKFKYENGRTIELDTWKPIENCITSWVNYTRKGLAARGQAGYYEVHYEDLVQQPEQTMRKVVEFLGEEWDDRVLRYHELESTTRDFTAMPVSADAVEPISHKALARWQRDMTDEDKQIFKDKAGDLLIELGYATDNDW
- a CDS encoding arylsulfatase encodes the protein MLRRLFVLAIAIVPLLSTISIAAESLPKKPNIVFIMADDLGYGELSCYGQQILRTPNIDRLAAEGLKFTDVYAGSTVCAPSRCVLMTGLHTGHCRVRGNQRVPLLPDDVTVAEVLRDAGYVTGMFGKWGLGEPGTTGLPTRQGFEHWFGYLNQGNAHNYYPEYLWDNEQQFPLVGNVAEKGVASKKAIYSHDIVTDRALGFLEGVGDKPFFLYVPFTLPHVNNELRRATGDGMEVPNYGPYANEDWPNPEKGRAMMIHMLDRDVGRIMDKIRKLGLDENTLVFFTSDNGAQQEGGSKLEFFNSSGPLRGFKRDLYEGGIRVPMIARWPGVIEAGTVSDLPWAFWDFLPTAAELAGAAAPQGLDGLSVVPTLVGEDRAGHPQQQHGEMYWEFHERGSKQAVRRGKYKAVRLSPELPLELYNLETDLGETNNIADAHPELVAELEDYLTSARSESEHWPLRKRQRRRK
- a CDS encoding diacylglycerol/lipid kinase family protein, with protein sequence MPQTRKTAAEWVAIQANPKAGSGAQREQVGLLVDSLREQGLRPLLFKNRDRLSRVLTNPKLKSRLRCIVAAGGDGTVGDVLHRYPGCPISILPLGTENLLARYLGIPRCGRSVGEIIAAGHVRIVDLASVGERRFSLMASIGFDADVVHRLDAIRTGHVRRASYLKPIWDSLRSYQYPDLRIRLDDDPQTYTAKLVMVVNINAYALGIQPAQSARDDDGKLEVLFFERGSTFQMLRYFYKVMRGTHESLADIRTVRATRIHVESDVAVPVQIDGDPAGMTPVDIRVLPAAAQFMAPSEHDESHD
- a CDS encoding polysaccharide deacetylase family protein; the protein is MFSPLLNRLKSATSLLTGNRTQKQHPHFVVITIDNEARRERSPEAPVDRLFWGRYQGREYGIPMIMDMADAFGFPAIFFTDTLTVRSYGKEPIREVCQEVLRRGHDCALHSHPELHIPDYQDRFDYYWTDEGVRSWLGEASDYLAEFTGQPTRAYRAGGYRVSPASFRAMRDIGIEADFSSLLGHKQCMIDASYCNNAVRKYDGVYEVPVSVYHDVKGTPRKLDVNWRTPETFRWHLQEAMAAGVLCTTIFLHSWSFLKFDATWLEATEAVGVDEEAIANFQGMLEVVSETPGTQVVSSLELIDYLKANPDALNAPDTIPAIRPAAA
- the kdsA gene encoding 3-deoxy-8-phosphooctulonate synthase; protein product: MPENPVTIGNYTCGGDNPLVFIAGPCVIESEESTLAIAVRLAEIAAELNIPLIFKASFDKANRTSLESFRGPGLEEGLAILSRIAATTGLPVTTDIHTAQQAEPAAEVCAILQIPAFLARQTDLVVAAAQATARHGGVVNIKKPQFVAPEDMLHAVKKCEAAGNGRIMLTERGTTFGYGRLVNDMRSVPIMQSLGTPVIYDATHSVQLPGGSTTGGQREMVPPLARAAVAAGCDGLFFETHPDPDRALSDGPNMVPLSEVSQFLGPLLRIREVVTANPPLKS